The Chrysemys picta bellii isolate R12L10 chromosome 5, ASM1138683v2, whole genome shotgun sequence DNA segment TGTGTTTAGCAATGGTGTCAAGCAGAATTCTGAAGACAGCTCATGAACTGAAACTTATAGTTTATCAAACTGCATGAATTAGCATCTGTGTAGACTATCCTGCTTCACTCCTGGAATGCAGAAGAGGATTAGAACCAGTCAGAAAAGAATGAAGAGAAATAGGCATCCACAGTGCAGTTCTTTACCTTGAATGGATCACTTGTTGGGACAGGCATGTGTCTTTTATTTTCCATTAGATAATTTTATTGcagcaaagaaataaaaaataacaaaggaAATGGAAGTAATCACTGGAGGTTAAAAAGGAATTGCCTGATTAGGGCTCTcagtattttttctttattggCTGTCCAAAAAATTGTCACTTGTGATGTCTTGGGTTGCTACCAGATCAGTATTTCCAGGTTTCTGAGGAAACAGCTAATAGATGTTATATACCTCTAGCTCTGCATATTTTCAGGCTCTTGGCTTAAGACTCAAGATTCTAGGAGATTTCTCAAGTCCTCAGGACTGCTTCCAAAATCTCAGGATTATGGGAGTGGTAAATGCTGTCAATGCAATAGATACCATGCCTGCACCAGCCACAGCCATGACAATGGCATCCATTAGCTTAGAGGAGAAACAGAGAGATTGGTCCTGCAAAGACAGCCTGCTAAGAAGATAACTCAGGTCCCACTGTTGTCAGAAAACATATGAAGGCTGGAGTAGACTATTTTCCTGatttaaaattatataaagtTACCACATCATTTTTTCCCAAGGGGAAACTTTCAGGCTTTCCAATTGATTGGAATCCCTCCCTGagggcataggtagtgtctacaccaggggagggtgaactacggcccgcgggccgggattgccagccctgtggtgcagcagggctaaggcaggctccctgcctgccttggccccacaccactcctggaagcggctggcaccaagtccctgcggcccctggtggggagggcagagggctctgtgcactgcccttgcctgcaggcactgctccccacagctcccattggccgggaacggggaaccacagccaatgggagctttgggggtagtactcacaggcaagggcagtgcatggcagagccacctgccccaccccacccccatgagcCACTGCCGGACATACTGGCCACTTCCTGGagtggcacggggccagggcaggcagggagcctgcctgcgtgccactgccaccctggagccgctcaaggtaagcggcgccgggccagagcctgcactccacaccccaacctcttgccctgagtcccttcctacacatcacaccccctcccacaccccaaccccctgccccagccctacattcatggccctgcatacaatttccccacctagatgtggccctcgggccaaaaagtttgcccacccaggtCTACACTGAAGCTAGCATTTAAGCCTAAGGCATACCCAGAGAGCCTTCCAGCAGTGCATCAAGCAGGGCAACCAAAATCTGCCACCTGTGATTcactccttctcccctccactcccaggGAGAAAAGGTGCGTTAAGCCCAGTGCTTGGCTCTGCCAGGGTTTGGGATTGTAAGGTACACGCTGTGCTGTGTGTGTTAgagccagaggtggctgcagtcaGTGTTTATGGGTCCAACTTAAGGTTGTCAACCTTCCTGGATTGGCCAAGAGTCTACCGGAATCAGCCTTGATCTCCCGGTGACTATTaaaagcaatccgggagattttaataggccaaaagtccagtcggcggcgcagcggggctaacgcaggctccctacctgccctggctccacactgcTCCCAAAAGGGATGGCATTTCCAGCTCTTGggcgcaggggcagccagggggtctccacacgctgccccccacgccccgccctgactccgccgctcccgttggccaggaagcacagccaatgggagctgcggaggcagcacctgcaggcaggggcagcgcacggagccaccTGGCCATCGCTGAGCCGGACTTGCCAGTCGCTtccgggagccgcccaaggtaagcgctgcccagccagagcccgcacgccgaacccctgccccagccctgaacccctgccccagccgcgCTCGGGCCGGTGGCTGGGGACCCGTTGAGTGACGGGAGAGCGAGAGGCGGCCCAATAGTGGCGAACTGCGGGCTCCAGCCCAATCTTCTTCAACCCCCCACGGGGAGAGACTCCCACCCCGGCCAGTCGCTCCTTATTTTCCGTACAACATGGCGGCGCCCATGCCCCGCTCGATTACCATAAGGAAGCTTGAGTAAACACGAATACTACTTCCGGGGTTTCTCGGTCACTATTTGAACTTTGACCCGCGcctttccccttcctcttccGGTCCCGGCGAGACCAGGTATGGTGGCTTCCATCTCTTGGCCTATGTTGGGGAGTTGGTCCGATCCGCTTCCATCCGCGGATTGGCGGGTCTGGGCGGCCTGGGGCTAAGTTCCGGGCGGATACTGGGCTGTGGGGAGTCGCGGGAGGGCGGTATTGGGGAGCGGGGATTGGGTTGTGGCCTCGGGACCGCGGTTGGGGCTCGCGCCTGCTGGTTGCAGCGGATTCCCCGCACCCCTGCTGCGGCCTTGCGAGCCGCTGGGGCCATCGACAGGCCCTGGGGTTACGGGATGCTCCAGACCCACGGGGTGGGGGCGCCAGGTAGGGAGATGGGGAGTTCTGCTGCCTTCTAGTGACTCGTGTCAGAACGACCGGGGGAGTGACCATGGGGGTTCTGGGATGGACCTGGCGCAGTGGTGGTTACAGGACTGTCGCTTAATGGGCAAGATACGGGGAGCAGGCAGTTCTGGGTGCTATGAAAGGTATAGGGGTTTGCAAGCTCTAAGTACATAAATGTTAACACACTGTGACTTCACAACATCTGAACATAGATTAACTTGTTTGTAGATGCGGATACTTCCCCTCCTTTATAATGTGTTTTGAGATTTAGAGGAGAAAAATGCTGAGACTCGGagtttattattgtttttatgttTGTGGGATTAGTACTACATCTTTACTACTGACAGGTGTGAAACCTGAAGCATTCTACTGCCCATGTCAAACTTCAGTGTATTGGTGTTGCTAGGGCCATTAAAAGTAATATGATTCACTGATGATGTCACCTACTTCTTGTTGTCCAAattaccaccaaaaaaaaaaatttaaacttaGTGGTGAAAGATCGTTGTGAGTCTAATGCTCTTTCTCTCATTCTTTTATTTAGATATAAAAAATGGTTCAGCGTCTGACATACCGTCGTAGGTTGTCCTACAACACAGCCTCTAACAAGACCAGGCTGTAAGTAAGATTGGAGTTCCTGAGAGTTTATCTTTTTGAATCTGTTTTTTTTACACTAATTGCCTGTTTCTCTGATGCACACAGGTCCCGGACACCAGGTAACAGGATTGTTTACCTTTATACCAAGAAAGTTGGCAAGGCACCGAAGTCTGCATGTGGTGTGTGTCCAGGAAGACTTCGTGGTGTAAGTATTACCTGGTCATTTTTGGTACCATGATCACATACTTCAGCTCCCACAGTTGCTGACTTGCtatgtgatatttttttttcagttaagtATTTTGCCTAGTGCTTTTCAGTCTTTAATTGGAGATGATACTTACTTCATGTGCGTGTTGTGAGGATTAGTTGTTAAACCTCTGAAAATTTAAAGCATTTAATGGATAGTGAtgctttttttcttaattttggtGCTCATAATCCACAGCATCTGAGCCCCTTTATCTtatggcagtggttcccaaactggggttcgtgaacccctggaggttcatgaaatgttacagggggttctcgggggaaaaaattccctaatggcggacagagctgtccttagggaccccgggcagcacgggacCAGCAGCCTCGGAGCCCCTGggcttccaagagctaagcagatcaaagcaagcatatctatcacactgaggagatttaaacttcaagactccttataagaaatggaaagggaggttgatattttttgctgtttttaaaattaaataggcagctagtattgtttttagaattattatgaagaacaggTTTAAGCTATGTTGTACATGCGTTGTTTGCttgaactgctcaagacctgaatgcttgtgtaagaggaactctttgagttggcttcttagataccttcatgctgtttcacatctgatacttcttgatgaaacataggagccttgtcttataacaagcttattcaaagtgatacaagctaagaaagtgagatcttggaagagtgttgccattttcataatgtaataaaaatactgcaatgataaataataattaatactaaatagtgtgtaataagcatgtcataaaaacaaatttcatatttccaagatcactgcttttataatttatacttaggtgaaggagaaaatccctggaaatattcctttttaggagggggttcgcgagacttgacattttggtgaaaggggttcacaggttgttaaagtttgggaaccattgtcTTAGGGGATAAGTAGCAAATGCCCATGCCATAAAGTTGGGCATGGATAGGGTTAGAAGAATTCaacttttgtgtttttttttgtaactttggtggatgatatttattttaagcgactttttaaaaattgatttaaattttcagttgcacaaaattatgggggTGTCAGACCATTATTTAATGACACTTCTAAGTttttaagcagcatttttcttactttgtttatctgtaaatttcagttatcaatggaaatattttttcattggtttgggTGGGGGGATGAAATTGCAGTTTACTGAAATTTAGCCATAAAAATCTAAGCCTTGCTAGTCTAAATATAGATAACTATCAAAGGGATACTGTAGTAGGATACTTCATGATGTAGTTCTATGTGCAGATTGTGTACAATCAAAAGTGAGTTATAGTAATGacagtatttattatttttttttcatatagcAAAGGTATAACTTTGTTCTTACAGAAAGAAGGACGTTGATTTAATCTTTGCTAGGGAGGTTTCCAGTATATCACTAACtaccctcttcctctccctcccccccccccaaaaaaaaacaacaccaccacTTTAAAGGGTTTTCAGGTTCAGTTGTAGCAGTGTGAAAAGTGACATTTGAAGGACAATATCTATTCTAAAACTCATATTGTCATCCTCTTTGACTCTACCATTTCCAAGTAATACCACCACCAACCTAGCTTGATCTGAATGGTGTGTCCATTGTATTTGATAGAAGATTGATATATTTGTAAAGAGaatatttggggttttattttaattttttgtaaaaGAGGTTCTTACTTGTTTGTAGTACACGGACTGCTTGCTGGGGGTTGCCAGAAAGCTTGTTTGACCACATGATACCGACTCTCCTTATTTCTAGCGCTAAATGTCTTTAAAAGATGGCTAGTACGTAATGAccaaatgtcatttttcagtaaAAGCAATTGCAGTGCTTTCTACAGTATTATAAGTGATTCCAATTGATGTGGTCTACAGTATGATTGTTTGGTATAGAATATGTAAGGTGACTTGGAAGAGACACTGTCAGGTTACATGTATGTAATGCAAATTTCCTTAGTTATGTTATTAACACCACCACGTtgggttatttaaaaaatgataaagTCTTAGAATTTACTTTTATAGTCTAATTCTCAGCTTCACTTCCAGGTTTTCATGCAGTATTTTGGTTGCAAACTCCACTGTAATATATACACAGGAGCCCAAGCAATCTACTGACATTTAACTGCCAGTTTTCCACAATGCCTGTACGATTGGGAGAGATCTCGGACCAATAAATTATCAAAGTAGGGACTTTGTAGTAAGATATTTGTAGTGAAGAGATATTGCAAACAGCTGTATCTTGTAAAAGCGTATCTTGCACATTCAGCAACAGTTGACTTTTTTCAAGAGAAACTGCTCAACATGCTTGTGCTTAGTCTGAAGTGACACGCTTAAATGGTGTGCTTGATTTTCTTTTAATATGGCTAGTATCCAAAAAGTATACATGATTATGAATTACTCTGTATGACACTTCAATTTTTGCTTCACATAGGTTCGTGCTGTGCGCCCTAAAGTCCTTATGAGGTTGTCAAAAACGAAGAAGCATGTTAGCAGAGCCTATGGCGGTTCCATGTGTGCTAAATGTGTCCGTGAcaggtaaatttaaaaaaagctaaGCAACTTTGTCATAAATATTGgtcaaaatgtgtgtgtataatacaTCATATTAGCAGTAACACATTTTTCTTCTAGGCCAAATTTTTCAGACCTGGGTGCTTAACATTCTTTTTAACCATATATTTCTCTTGACTGACTTGAAATGGGTAAAGATGGGGCTGTGAAACTCAGCAATGATGTAATAATGTAGATGCATTTATATGTACAAAATCTTGTCTCCTGGATTCCAACTAGTTCCTGCTtttactatctttttttttttataaaggtttTAGATTCTTCATTGTAATTTGCCATCAAATATCATGATGTCCCTTCTGTATAAACCTGAACTTTGAGTTCTGTCCTGAATACTGATTGATAGAGGAGAGAGGTATAGTTATTTAAGGAAAGCATTAATGTCAAAACTGACCCTGTTTAAAAGTATGACACTAGTTAAACTATCTACAGTTCACTGTCTTTCTTAGGGCTAAATTGGCACTGCTGTGATCAGTGCAGCAGCATTGATTTAGTGAGTCTGGTTAAGACAtgctaagttgatgggagagtgctcttcTATCCACTTTTGTAATCCACCTCAagaagaggcagaagctatgtaaCTTACATGGACttagcgctttagtgaagacaagcccttactctgCATACATAGCAGATTTTCTTACAACTCAAGTATTTTAAATAGTTCTACCTGTCTTGTGTGAACTGTGACTAAGAATAGATATAAGTTGAAGTGGTTGGCTTTTTCATGCTGTTCACTGAACCCAAGTCCTGATAATTATTGTCCCTGTTATCTGCACACTAAGCATCTCAGCATTGATGTAATGGCTTTCCCATATGGATAAATTTTACACTGCACACTAGACTAAGGCCATCTTAATTAATTTTATAGCAGAGTGCCAATGTGTATTAGCCATGTGATGGACCTTTTTGTTATATCTGTCTCTGGTGTGAAGAGCTTTGTCTATGCACGTGTTAGACAAATTTGATTCCAGATCTCCAGAATTAAAAGGTTAACATGCTATTCCCTGCCTGATCTGTACTATAACCATTGCTAGCAATTTTTTACTTTTGAGTACTTTAAAAACTGAATTGCACAGATTTGTGGAAGACATCTGGTGTGTGATGGACATAATGCTTAgttcaaaattttccatgctaAATGCCCCCCACAGCTTGTTGAGGATGCTAGCACGTCCACCTGTGTTTGATTCATCTAtataaaagttttattttgtgACTAAGCCAGCCTACTACAGGTGTGAATGCTGTGAAAAGCAGCTTTAGCACGTGAAATGTGTATCTTTAAGAATAAAGGTAGCTTGATATGGAAAAAGGTGATAGTTCTGCACAgttcaaaaagttttttttattaaGGGTGAAGCATTGATATTCATGACAGCTTGAAGGTTGTTTTGCTACTGGGTTACAAAATGATTCTCTGTATCACGTAAATAAATCTGCATATGGCACTGGAGGGAGTTGCTGCTGCTAGTGGAGGGAGAAAAGATCCTGACTACCATGCAGGAGGAGAACAGGGGTTCTGGGCAACAGGAAGGAGCCACAGACAGGGCGTCAGTGTAACAAATGTCTGCTGCCATGTGGCAAGGCACACTCCTAGTATTCTTTATTTTTGGGGTGGGTCTTATATCTATATAATTAGGATGGGAGGAGTATTTGTACAGGCATGGATTTGAGAATCAGATTAATCCCGTCACTAGTATTTAAACTTGCTTAGGCTAACAGCAGCTTTTTTAATGAGATTGTTAAACTACACTTCTATGTCACTTAACCACCTTTGTATTAAATAGTAACTAGAAATATTCATATGGTATATTTGTGTTTGGGTATGGCAAACCATCAAGCAAGCTGTCTGATGACTTAAGTGTTCGATCTTTTTAGGCTTGAGATCCTCTACATAATGACCATGTCTAGCCTACAAAAATAACCACGTTTAAACATGACTGTGGCCTCTGTGTGcatgaagggggcggggggataaTCATCATATAGGGGGAACTGTTTTAATCCTGAAATACCTAGGCCTTTGCAGTTTTCTGACAAAGTTTTTTCTTGGCAGAGTGGGCAGAAAAAAACATATGAGgccaaaagcattttaaaattcagatgGTATGCATGTCATATTTCAATAGTCTTGGGGATGGTGAAGAGTGCAAGTAGAAAAGTTTAAAACTAGGTTTTAGGTATCATTTTGTGCTTAATAGCTGGGTTTGGAGAAATGTGTCTAATATCAAAGCAGAGTTTATATATTAGAGCTAATGAAGGCTTTTTCTCCTCCCTAGAATCAAACGAGCTTTCCTTATTGAGGAGCAGAAGATTGTTGTGAAAGTGTTGAAGGCACAAGCACAGAGTCAGAAATCTAAGTGAATCTCTTTGTATTGTCTGCCTAATAAATGAAAATTCAACTTTTCTTGTGTCCTCTACCATTCTACACATCTTCGCCATCATTCTACACATCTTCGGTCAAAGCTAGAAAGCATCTTCACCATAAGATTTGCTAAATGCAAAAATAACCTTTCAGTTCAGTGTTCTAGTGTAGTCTTCACTCACAAGTCAAGATGTTTTCTGTTGTAGTTTTCACAGCCACTGTAGCTACTCTGTGAAGAGCTTTAAAGTCACTGCACAGACCGGATATGCAACTTTTTAATGATCACTCAAATCTCTGTGCATATAGGAAGAATGAGTTTTCACTTTGCCCCCACTTAGCCCTCTCTTCATGTCCCCGGCCTGCCACAGTACAAAAGGGTCAGAGAGCTTCAGAATTCCTCTGCAATCTGAATGTAGTTGAGATGGGAATGAGTTTTGCTGAACAGGGATCTCACGTTTGTTCCACTAGGCCAGCCGGTGGGGAGAAGAGTTTTGTAGCACTGATGGAGGAGCTGCTTAAGTGGCTGGGGGATGTCCTCAAATGTAACTTGTTACACAGCTCCTCATCAGCAAGTTGGAACGTGTCATTGATCCTCCACTCTGAATAAAATTTTGTGATTTTACTGCTACTGTTAAATTCAGGTAACTACTAccatttcccaaagtgtggtgacTGGAGAGATGACTGGTTACAGGATGCTGGCTCTATTTGTAACTGATTCTGCAGACAGCCCAGAGGATAAAGAAACAAGGAGGGTGAAACCTAACTTTCTGTACTGGCTGCCACAGAGGGAAATCAAGATTTACTCTGAACCAGTAAGATAGCTGTTGACCAGCTGACTGG contains these protein-coding regions:
- the RPL34 gene encoding large ribosomal subunit protein eL34 is translated as MVQRLTYRRRLSYNTASNKTRLSRTPGNRIVYLYTKKVGKAPKSACGVCPGRLRGVRAVRPKVLMRLSKTKKHVSRAYGGSMCAKCVRDRIKRAFLIEEQKIVVKVLKAQAQSQKSK